DNA sequence from the bacterium genome:
CCGTTCTGTCCCAGGCCAGCTACGCGCAGCCGCGCTTCGTGCAGGAACTGCTCGATCGGCTCGCGAAAGTCACCGCTGACACGTTGCAGATGCAGATCGACGCAGGCGCCGATGTGCTGCAGATCTTCGACACCTGGGCGGGAATGCTCTCGGCTCCGCGTTTCAAGGAGTTCGCGGGTCGTGCGCTGCGCGATGTAATTCAACTCCTGCCAGCGGATCGGCCACCCGTCATCGTGTTCGCGCGCGGCGCGGCGCACCTGGTCGAGGAACTCGCGGATCTGGGGGCCGAGGTGGTCTCATTGGACTGGCGCACCGACTTCGCGCAAGCCGTCGAACGCATCGGCCAGAGAGTCTCCCTTCAGGGCAACCTGGAACCGACCGCGCTGGCGGGTTCAGCCGAACAGATCACTCGATCGGTGAACGAACTGGCCCGGATCGGCCGCGGTGCCCGCGGCCATATCCTGAATCTGGGGCACGGCCTCCTGCCCTCGATTCCCATCGAGGGAGTGGCGGCCTTCGTGAAGGCCGCGCAGAACGCGGGCGGCTATTCTGGAACAGGACACTAGAAACCGTTCAGCTTCGCGAAGCGGTCACGATGATAGGCGCCGTCGCCCAGGCAGAGCTGCGTCACGCGTGCCCGCTTCAGGAAGAGTCCGATGTCTTCTTCGTCCGTCACGCCGATACCGCCAAACATCTGGACCGCTTCGTTACTCACCAGGAACGCAGTATCGCTCAGTTTCGCTTTGGCTAGACTCGCGAGTTGTTCGACATCGGCTCGACTCTCGTCGATTGCCTGCAGCGAGTCGATTACGACCGATCGAGACAACTCGAGTTCGATGAACATGGCGGCCGCGCGGTGCTTGAGTGCCTGGAACGAACCGATCGGCACACCGAATTGCTTGCGTTCCTTCAGGTAGGTGAGCGTGCGCTCGAAGGCTTCTGAAATCGAACCCAGCATTTCCGCAGAAAGCGCGACGGTCGCACGATCGAGCACCTTTTCGAGCAGGCCCGATGCCTCGCCAACCTCGCCAATCACTTCGTCGCGCGCGACTTCTACGGAGTCAAACTCCAGATCCGCCACATTGCGACCATCGATCATGACGGTACGCGTGGTCTTCAGGCCCGACGCCTTCGCGTCTACGAGAAAGAGCGTGAGACCGTCCGAGTCGCCCGAAGAACCGCTCGTACGCGCGGCCACCACGATCTGATCGGCCACGTGTCCGTCGAGCACGAATTTCTTCTTGCCCGTCAGTCGGAAGCCCGAGCCGGCCGACTCCGCGCGCATCTCGATCGCGAGCGGATCGTGGAGCGGGCCTTCCTGTACGGCGAGCGCGAGAATCCGCTGACCTTCACAGATCGCCGTCAACACATCCTTCTTCTGTGTCTCGTTGCCACCCAGGAGCACGGCCGTCCCGCCGAGTGCGATGGTCGAGATCAGCGGTGTCGCCGCCAGTGTGCGGCCGCATTCTTCGAGCACGATGCCGAGTTCGGCATAGCCCATGTCCGCTCCACCGTATTCTTCGGGAAACACGATTCCCGCCCAGCCGAGTTCCGCCATCTCTTTCCAGAGATCGGCCGAGAAACCGTCGGCGGAGGCTTCGTCTCGCAACTTGCGCAGCTCGGAGACCGGTGAACGCTCCTGGATGAACTCGCGCGCAGTTTCTTTGAGTAGTTCCTGCTCTTCGCTGAGTATGAGTGCCATCTGATTGTCTCCTGGCCTAATCCGGCAGTCCGAGTACGCGCTTCGCAATGATGTTGAGCTGAACCTCCGAGGTCCCGCCCTCGATCGAGTTTCCTTTCGAGCGCAGCCATTCACGGGTCGTACTCAACTCGCTTTCAGCAAAACCCTCGCCTTCCCAGCCGAGGGCCTGTACGCCCATGATCGAGACGAGCAATTCGTACTTGCTCTTGTTGAGTTCGGTTCCGTAGAGCTTGAAGATCGACGACGCTGCTCCAGGACCGTGCCCCGCCTTGGCCTCATCACCCGATCGGCGCAGCGTGGTCGTGAACGCGCGCTGATTCATCAGATGCCGCGCCACCTCGTCGCGACGCACGGGATCGGCAACCTGACCGTGCTTTTCTCCGAGGTAGTCCTTGGCGAGTTGCCCGAGACTGCTCTTGCCCCCTGAGCTTCTCGTTCCCAGTCCCATCTCGCTGATCATCGAACGCTCGTGCTGCAACAGACGCTTGGCGATCG
Encoded proteins:
- the hemE gene encoding uroporphyrinogen decarboxylase, which produces MSTQKNPIPAPEGALSQRERMLRACLGEPVDRPPVWLMRQAGRVLPEYRAIKERSSFLEMCGDPEIATDVSLQPFRRFGMDGVVVFSDILLPLQDLGVKLSFNPSPVVANPIEGTGDLDRIEGSVEKSMASTCQAIRLLKRELGDRAAVIGFAGAPWTLAAYACERSLSRDIAVLSQASYAQPRFVQELLDRLAKVTADTLQMQIDAGADVLQIFDTWAGMLSAPRFKEFAGRALRDVIQLLPADRPPVIVFARGAAHLVEELADLGAEVVSLDWRTDFAQAVERIGQRVSLQGNLEPTALAGSAEQITRSVNELARIGRGARGHILNLGHGLLPSIPIEGVAAFVKAAQNAGGYSGTGH
- a CDS encoding acyl-CoA dehydrogenase, whose amino-acid sequence is MALILSEEQELLKETAREFIQERSPVSELRKLRDEASADGFSADLWKEMAELGWAGIVFPEEYGGADMGYAELGIVLEECGRTLAATPLISTIALGGTAVLLGGNETQKKDVLTAICEGQRILALAVQEGPLHDPLAIEMRAESAGSGFRLTGKKKFVLDGHVADQIVVAARTSGSSGDSDGLTLFLVDAKASGLKTTRTVMIDGRNVADLEFDSVEVARDEVIGEVGEASGLLEKVLDRATVALSAEMLGSISEAFERTLTYLKERKQFGVPIGSFQALKHRAAAMFIELELSRSVVIDSLQAIDESRADVEQLASLAKAKLSDTAFLVSNEAVQMFGGIGVTDEEDIGLFLKRARVTQLCLGDGAYHRDRFAKLNGF